In a genomic window of Halostella litorea:
- a CDS encoding Cdc6/Cdc18 family protein, which yields MTEEDTGSERADVDVDSSQDFDVELDDVVLEDEEEENQGLFDDLLSGEPIFENKEVLRPSYTPHELPHRTEQINKMATILVAALRGETPSNILIYGKTGTGKTASAKFVSQELESTSQKYQVPCEVEYINCEVTDTQYRVLAQLANKFIEENERHIDERLGDLRELREAATDDPAALSDADFDSVEAVDDRIAELEADREEFETVPMTGWPTDRVYSVFFEAVDYHERVVVIMLDEIDKLVEKSGDDTLYNLSRMNSELDNSRVSIMGISNDLKFTDFLDPRVKSSLGEEEIVFPPYDANQLRDILQHRSDVAFKADALTDDVIPLCAAFAAQEHGDARRALDLLRTAGELAERDQSELVDEDHVRKAQDKIELDRVVEVVRTLPTQSKIVLFSIILLEKNGVHNINTGEVYNIYKRLCEEIDADVLTQRRVTDLISELDMLGIVNAVVVSKGRYGRTKEISLSVPIEETEAVLLSDSRLGDIEDVQPFVQARFDN from the coding sequence ATGACCGAGGAAGACACGGGATCGGAGCGCGCCGACGTCGACGTAGATTCGTCGCAGGACTTCGACGTCGAACTCGACGACGTCGTTCTGGAGGACGAGGAGGAGGAGAATCAGGGGCTGTTCGACGACCTCCTGAGCGGCGAGCCCATCTTCGAGAACAAGGAGGTGCTGCGCCCGTCGTACACGCCACACGAACTACCACACCGCACCGAGCAGATAAACAAGATGGCGACGATCCTCGTCGCCGCGCTGCGGGGCGAGACGCCGTCGAACATCCTCATCTACGGGAAGACGGGGACCGGCAAGACCGCGAGCGCGAAGTTCGTCAGCCAGGAACTGGAGAGCACCTCCCAGAAGTACCAGGTGCCCTGCGAGGTCGAGTACATCAACTGCGAGGTGACCGACACGCAGTACCGTGTGCTCGCCCAGCTGGCGAACAAGTTCATCGAGGAGAACGAGCGCCACATCGACGAGCGGCTGGGCGACCTCCGGGAGCTCCGGGAGGCCGCGACGGACGACCCGGCGGCCCTGTCCGACGCCGACTTCGACTCCGTCGAGGCGGTCGACGACCGCATCGCGGAGCTGGAGGCCGACCGCGAGGAGTTCGAGACGGTCCCGATGACGGGGTGGCCCACCGACCGCGTGTACAGCGTCTTCTTCGAGGCCGTCGACTACCACGAGCGCGTGGTCGTCATCATGCTGGACGAAATAGACAAGCTGGTCGAGAAGTCCGGCGACGACACGCTATACAACCTCTCTCGGATGAACTCCGAACTGGACAACTCGCGCGTGTCGATCATGGGCATCTCGAACGACCTGAAGTTCACCGACTTCCTCGACCCCCGCGTCAAGTCCAGCCTCGGGGAGGAGGAGATCGTCTTCCCGCCGTACGACGCCAACCAGCTCCGGGACATCCTCCAGCACCGCTCGGACGTGGCGTTCAAGGCCGACGCACTGACCGACGACGTGATCCCGCTGTGTGCCGCGTTCGCCGCCCAGGAGCACGGCGACGCCCGGCGGGCGCTCGACCTGCTGCGGACCGCGGGCGAACTCGCGGAGCGCGACCAGTCCGAACTGGTCGACGAGGACCACGTCCGGAAGGCTCAGGACAAGATCGAACTCGACCGCGTGGTCGAGGTCGTGCGGACCCTCCCCACGCAGTCGAAGATCGTGCTGTTCTCGATCATCCTGCTGGAGAAAAACGGCGTCCACAACATCAACACCGGCGAGGTGTACAACATCTACAAGCGCCTCTGCGAGGAGATCGACGCCGACGTGCTCACCCAGCGCCGGGTGACGGACCTGATCAGCGAACTCGACATGCTCGGGATCGTCAACGCGGTCGTCGTCTCGAAGGGCCGCTACGGCCGCACCAAGGAGATCAGCCTCTCGGTCCCCATCGAGGAGACCGAGGCCGTCCTCCTGTCGGACTCGCGGCTGGGCGACATCGAGGACGTCCAGCCGTTCGTCCAGGCGCGGTTCGACAACTGA
- a CDS encoding Era-like GTP-binding protein: MGLINGLRQSISRATERLFSEEEPKRIGIYGPPNAGKTTLANRIARDWTGDAVGPESQIPHETRRARRKEDVEIERNGKSVTIDIVDTPGVTTKVDYEEFTEFDMEKEDAVRRSREATEGVAEAMHWLREDVDGVIYVLDSAEDPFTQVNTMLIGIIESRDLPVLIFANKIDLEDSSEQRIRNAFPQHETVPLSALEGDNMDEVYDKIAEYFG, translated from the coding sequence ATGGGACTGATAAACGGACTCAGACAGAGCATCTCACGGGCGACGGAGCGGCTCTTCTCGGAGGAGGAGCCAAAGCGGATCGGCATCTACGGGCCGCCGAACGCGGGGAAAACGACGCTCGCCAACCGGATCGCGCGGGACTGGACCGGCGACGCCGTCGGGCCGGAGAGCCAGATCCCCCACGAGACCCGGCGGGCGCGCCGGAAGGAGGACGTCGAGATAGAGCGCAACGGCAAGTCGGTCACGATAGACATCGTCGACACGCCCGGCGTGACGACGAAGGTTGACTACGAGGAGTTCACCGAGTTCGACATGGAGAAGGAGGACGCGGTGCGTCGCTCCCGGGAGGCGACCGAAGGGGTCGCCGAGGCGATGCACTGGCTCCGGGAGGACGTCGACGGCGTCATCTACGTGCTCGACTCGGCCGAGGACCCGTTCACGCAGGTGAACACGATGCTGATCGGCATCATCGAGAGCCGGGATCTCCCCGTGCTCATCTTCGCCAACAAGATCGACCTCGAGGACTCCAGCGAGCAGCGCATCCGCAACGCCTTCCCCCAGCACGAGACCGTCCCGCTCTCCGCGCTGGAGGGCGACAACATGGACGAAGTGTACGACAAGATCGCGGAGTACTTCGGGTGA
- a CDS encoding DUF2073 domain-containing protein — protein MPESKESDDGVQIDLISGERMAGMTSMEKIRMILDGVHEGNIVILEEGLSPDEESRLIEVTMTEISPDGFNGIEIETYPRAQTDDASFLDRLMGRESTNKLTVIGPANQIQTLHKDETLISALVSRR, from the coding sequence ATGCCTGAGTCCAAAGAATCGGACGACGGCGTCCAGATCGACCTCATCAGCGGCGAGCGGATGGCCGGGATGACGAGCATGGAGAAGATCCGGATGATCCTGGACGGCGTCCACGAGGGCAACATCGTCATCCTGGAGGAGGGACTCTCCCCCGACGAGGAGAGCCGGCTGATCGAGGTGACGATGACCGAGATCAGCCCCGACGGGTTCAACGGGATCGAGATCGAGACGTACCCGCGCGCCCAGACCGACGACGCGAGCTTCCTGGACCGGCTGATGGGGCGGGAGTCGACGAACAAGCTGACCGTCATCGGCCCGGCGAACCAGATCCAGACGCTACACAAGGACGAGACGCTCATCAGCGCCCTCGTCTCCCGCAGATAA
- a CDS encoding OapC/ArvC family zinc-ribbon domain-containing protein, with the protein MPHECTNCGRTFADGSKEMLSGCPDCGGNKFQFDPSGGSDGGGAAADASAEAADPNGGDVPDATPSDDGGATGTVGRARETVRDWVGTDDASSTGTDPTDGATADAGPATDGTAGAADDENAAQADARSGVVAQDELPDDPPEPALDERSPPSDAGEPAAPTGGTIADTPDEERPDLSQLREELNQQFESIKIVQPGRYELNLMELYDRDEYIISLQEDGRYVIEVPETWRSDEEA; encoded by the coding sequence ATGCCCCACGAGTGTACGAACTGCGGCCGGACGTTCGCCGACGGCTCCAAGGAGATGCTGTCGGGCTGTCCGGACTGCGGCGGCAACAAGTTCCAGTTCGACCCGTCCGGCGGGTCGGACGGCGGTGGCGCCGCGGCCGACGCGAGCGCCGAGGCCGCCGACCCGAACGGAGGGGACGTCCCCGACGCGACTCCGTCGGACGACGGCGGAGCCACGGGCACCGTCGGCCGCGCACGCGAAACGGTCCGCGACTGGGTCGGGACCGACGACGCGTCGTCCACCGGCACGGACCCGACGGACGGCGCCACCGCCGACGCCGGCCCGGCGACCGACGGCACGGCAGGGGCGGCCGACGACGAGAACGCCGCACAGGCCGACGCCCGGAGCGGCGTGGTCGCGCAGGACGAACTCCCGGACGACCCGCCCGAACCCGCGCTCGACGAGCGCTCGCCGCCGAGCGACGCCGGCGAGCCGGCGGCCCCGACGGGCGGGACCATCGCGGACACGCCCGACGAGGAGCGCCCGGACCTCTCACAGCTCCGCGAGGAGCTCAACCAGCAGTTCGAGAGCATCAAGATCGTCCAGCCCGGCCGGTACGAACTCAACCTGATGGAGCTGTACGACCGCGACGAGTACATCATCTCGCTGCAGGAGGACGGCCGCTACGTCATCGAAGTTCCCGAGACCTGGCGGTCCGACGAGGAGGCGTAG
- a CDS encoding DUF7089 family protein: protein MFEERDLGEDVASVRDAHAPDALVLSAASDFETLPPEQAEDLGLLVDSLDPATYPAAWLPDDAPRLLARYAGSEFTIGLPGDGSVAWTRQTDPPVVLVKPRVEGSPESFVDFLVAEALVQVGLDAPEGFLPFFGERYRDLDDALPLSPNATYQVAAALYDGWLGCHTRETFADWPADHPRVGEAWVDAGERIAGRVDGLPGEVARGETDFADATELACAAIKHDLDLPAPFAALATSAYRHHGAEYAVTWAEKTFEEL from the coding sequence ATGTTCGAGGAGCGCGACCTGGGAGAGGACGTCGCGTCCGTCCGGGACGCCCACGCGCCGGACGCGCTGGTCCTCTCCGCCGCCAGCGACTTCGAGACGCTGCCGCCGGAACAGGCCGAGGACCTGGGGCTGCTGGTCGATTCGCTCGACCCGGCGACGTACCCGGCGGCGTGGCTCCCCGACGACGCGCCGCGCCTGCTCGCCCGGTACGCCGGGAGCGAGTTCACGATCGGCCTGCCCGGCGACGGGAGCGTCGCTTGGACGCGCCAGACCGACCCGCCCGTCGTCCTCGTCAAGCCGCGGGTGGAGGGGTCGCCCGAGTCGTTCGTCGACTTCCTCGTCGCGGAGGCGCTCGTACAGGTCGGGTTGGACGCCCCCGAGGGCTTCCTGCCCTTCTTCGGCGAGCGCTACCGCGACCTCGACGACGCGCTCCCGCTGTCGCCGAACGCGACGTATCAGGTGGCGGCGGCGCTGTACGACGGCTGGCTCGGCTGCCACACCCGCGAGACGTTCGCGGACTGGCCGGCCGACCACCCCCGGGTCGGCGAGGCATGGGTCGACGCCGGCGAGCGGATCGCGGGCCGCGTCGACGGCCTGCCCGGCGAGGTCGCGCGGGGTGAGACGGACTTCGCCGACGCGACGGAACTGGCCTGCGCGGCGATCAAACACGACCTCGACCTGCCCGCGCCGTTCGCGGCGCTGGCGACGAGCGCGTACCGCCACCACGGGGCGGAGTACGCCGTCACCTGGGCGGAGAAGACGTTCGAGGAACTGTAG
- a CDS encoding DUF7090 family protein, protein MDYELAIDGSPETVPGGTGVLLLHPSTGETDRIDTDFLKRDTDRFLVISTRTTAREVMQKLDYYDVDEDRAVVLDTLSVERGYSRRSSEHVHYVGAPDDLDGIVEQTEEFLTSHDGKRRVSLDSITELAYYAGEEATQDAIREILALLDEHDAVGLFHLATEVHDDEVVASYRDLFDGVIDLDEDGSVSVDF, encoded by the coding sequence ATGGATTACGAGCTGGCGATAGACGGCAGCCCCGAGACGGTCCCGGGCGGGACCGGCGTGCTCCTGTTACATCCGAGCACGGGCGAGACGGACCGCATCGACACCGACTTTCTGAAGCGCGACACGGACCGATTCCTCGTGATCTCCACACGAACCACTGCCCGGGAGGTCATGCAGAAACTCGACTACTACGACGTCGACGAGGACCGCGCGGTCGTCCTCGACACGCTCTCGGTCGAACGGGGCTACTCGCGGCGCAGCAGCGAACACGTCCACTACGTCGGTGCCCCCGACGACCTCGACGGCATCGTCGAGCAGACCGAGGAGTTCCTGACGAGCCACGACGGCAAGCGCCGGGTGAGCCTCGACTCGATCACGGAACTGGCCTACTACGCCGGCGAGGAGGCCACGCAGGACGCGATCCGCGAGATCCTCGCGCTGCTCGACGAGCACGACGCGGTCGGCCTGTTCCACCTCGCGACCGAGGTCCACGACGACGAGGTCGTCGCGTCGTACCGCGACCTGTTCGACGGCGTCATCGACTTGGACGAGGACGGGAGCGTCAGCGTCGACTTCTGA
- a CDS encoding DUF2391 family protein, translated as MVGRRKRYRIADSAQQVVGGFLLAGPFVVTEEVWVLAANMTFWHALVTVGIVAGIGYGALYKADAGRDPDTEAEVAGIPVRFVSLMLVSYGSVFVLALALTAPTTFLVEAEILTDPTRTGVVLTTIKAVSVGAIFSVVGAATADSVF; from the coding sequence ATGGTCGGCCGTCGCAAACGCTACCGGATCGCGGACTCCGCACAGCAGGTCGTCGGCGGGTTCCTGCTGGCGGGGCCGTTCGTCGTCACCGAGGAGGTGTGGGTGCTCGCGGCCAACATGACGTTCTGGCACGCCCTGGTGACGGTGGGGATCGTCGCCGGGATCGGCTACGGCGCGCTGTACAAGGCCGACGCGGGGCGGGACCCCGACACCGAGGCGGAGGTCGCGGGGATCCCCGTCCGGTTCGTCTCGCTGATGCTCGTGTCGTACGGGTCGGTGTTCGTGCTCGCGCTGGCGCTGACCGCCCCGACGACGTTTCTGGTGGAGGCGGAGATCCTCACGGACCCGACGCGCACCGGGGTGGTCCTGACGACGATCAAGGCCGTCAGCGTCGGTGCGATCTTCAGCGTCGTCGGCGCGGCGACCGCCGACAGCGTGTTCTGA
- a CDS encoding class I SAM-dependent methyltransferase, whose amino-acid sequence MSVSAEFDEWAADGRDRGMEDRHWHTAKHALARMPVEPGDVVLDLGCGSGYAGRALREAKDASRAYGLDGAPKMTRNAREYTDDPDVGYVVGDFGSLPFADGSVDHVWSMEAFYYAADPHETLREVRRVLRPGGTFFCAVNYYEENVHSHEWQDNIAVDMTRWSRSEYREAFREAGLHVAEQDTIPDDEIEIPPAEEFPTDSWETREDMVERYREYGTLLTVGVAP is encoded by the coding sequence ATGAGCGTCAGCGCCGAGTTCGACGAGTGGGCCGCGGACGGCCGCGACCGCGGCATGGAGGACCGACACTGGCACACCGCCAAGCACGCCCTCGCGCGGATGCCGGTCGAACCGGGCGACGTCGTCCTCGACCTTGGCTGTGGCAGCGGCTACGCCGGCCGCGCGCTCCGGGAGGCCAAGGACGCGAGCCGCGCCTACGGCCTCGACGGCGCGCCGAAGATGACCCGCAACGCCCGCGAGTACACCGACGACCCCGACGTGGGCTACGTCGTCGGCGACTTCGGGTCGCTTCCCTTCGCCGACGGCTCGGTCGACCACGTCTGGTCGATGGAGGCCTTCTACTACGCCGCCGACCCCCACGAGACGCTGCGGGAGGTCCGGCGCGTGCTCCGGCCCGGCGGCACGTTCTTCTGTGCGGTGAACTACTACGAGGAGAACGTCCACTCCCACGAGTGGCAGGACAACATCGCCGTCGACATGACCCGCTGGAGCCGGTCCGAGTACCGCGAGGCGTTCCGCGAGGCGGGCCTACACGTCGCCGAGCAGGACACGATCCCGGACGACGAGATCGAGATCCCGCCCGCCGAGGAGTTCCCGACCGATAGCTGGGAGACCCGCGAGGACATGGTCGAGCGCTACCGCGAGTACGGCACGCTGCTGACCGTCGGCGTCGCGCCCTGA